CCTAAGTGCTTGTGGAAAGCGCCAGAAGGGACACAGCCAGGATCACTTGATGGAAACAGTTAAATACAGATATATAAATACACACTTTTCAGTTTTACCTCCCTTTCtcttatctatatctatatatgcgAAAAGTAGCAGTGGCAGCTTTTAAAAGCAGGTCAACATGGACCAGGGGTATCTGTATGGATCTGCCTTCTGTCCTGCCACTATTAAGaccagagaagcagcagcagagcaaggcAGCAAACCACTGAGAAAACGGTGGAAAGAACAAGAGGGGAGACAGCCCTTGCAACCCAAAGGGAGCACAGAGTGTTGGTTGCCTCACCGTATCCTGCCGATTTACTGTTCTCCGATGCAAAGTAGAGGCCcttgcccacccgcccgccggaGTGTGGCATGATGCGCAGACCACTCTTCAGGATGGCCGCAATGACAGCCACGTTGGTGCCGTGCCAAAGCAGTCGCCTGTTCTCCAGGTGGCCGTGAGCCTTGAAACGGTTGCCCTGTTAGCAGAACGGGGTGGGAATAGAGAAAGGTTCAGCAAGCAGAGCTCTCCCTCCATGTGAAGGGTGCAATTTTATGCTCCTGGGCAGCAAGACAAGCCTTCTGTTGCACTGAGCATGGCTTGCACACACCGCAAAGCTGAAGTCAGCCACATGTAGCAGGGTGCCTATGGAACATGAACTGGTGAGAACATGTCCTCTTCTCCACTCCCTCCCAACACCAACCTACCGCCTACCAGAGACACCTTTACCGAAAAAGGAAGTGGGGAAGAAGCTTTCTCCTTCAGATGCTGATTGTATTTTCACTCGCATAAATTGGGGTCAGATAGAGAGGCATGGAGCGCCACATCCCCCTGCTTCTCCCTGACCtgagttcccccatccctgatccACAGTGACAACGGTGTGTTAAGAGGCAAAGAGTCCTCCTTTGGGGTTgtagctggactagaggacctctggTCTCTTCTGCCCCCATATAGCCACTCTGGGTCTTGGGAATCTAAAGCTGCCTTTTCTCAACTACATCCAAAGAGCACTTCCAGCACCACTGACATTTGGGCACTGCCCCACAACATACAAGTTCTCTAGACAGCATCGGTCTGCTTTGGCTGGCACCCGCAGTGCTGTGGGCGATACCTAGCCACTAACAGAGGGTCGTAGCTCTTTACACAAAAGCACCTGCTAGGTTCATTATGGGCCCTGCTGCTATACAGACTGACAGATGCCCAAGGGCTGTTGACCAGCACAATGGGGGAAGGGCTGAGGCTCAGCAGGAGAGgccatgctttgcatgtaaaaggtcccatagagacccctgcctaaaaccccgggagagacactgccagccagtgctggaATTCTGAGCTTGAAGGGCTCCATTTCagacagctccctatgttccacAAGGGATCCTGGCACTGCTGGAACCAAAGGGGAATAAGCCAGGAACTGCCATTCAGGGCCTTTCCTTGTTGCTATGCTCCTAGGTCTATTCTGTCTGGTGCCAGAGGCAGCTGCAAAGTGAGATGCTCTGGGTGGCTTTGCTCAAAGACAGAAGCCAATTTCAGGCAACTGGCAGAAGTACACAGTCAGTTAACAGAAGGGAAGGGGCCCTGCCGGTTGACCTTACCTCACCCTCTCTGTTCACCTTCCAGATGTTCAGGACTTGAAGCTTCCGATAAGTGCAGCCTGTCTTCTCTACGTAGTTTACAATCAGCTAATTGCAGGGAGCAGGAGAGAAGCAGAGGAAGAAAGTGATCATTAAAGCACTGAGGCAGACAGAGGAAAATGGAAAGTGCAGAGAatcaacatttcccccctgcatgcTGCCCCCACTTTTCAGAGGTCCTGTGCGTCTAACACAGGGGTGTGCATAGTACCTGACAGTACCACAGCAACCAGACTGGGAAGCTTCCTGCAGGGCCACCCTACCTTATAATCCTCCGATGATGGGTCTACCAGGGTGAGTTCGCACTTTAAGAGCCCATAGTCCTTGTCCACTGGGTGTGGGACCTCTTCCACCttcatttcctcctcttcttcctcttccttcttcttctgggCCTGCATACTCTGGGCCAGTTCAATATCTGCCAGTACCTATCAGGAAAGGGAACCAATCTTCACGaacactggtggtggtggggaaccattTGACACTTACACTGCCATCCTATGTGAACCtcactttcaagtaaacatgcctagggCTGTGTATTGGTAGCCCTTTTAGCTAGGGAAATCTCATTGGTGCTCTAGCTTGAAAGCAAAAGGGGGGAGGTTAAGGTTTTTCGTATGTTTTCAATATTGCTATTGGGGGTGGTGTGTGTGAATTGAACAGTGTGTCTTTGTTTTTGGTTGTTAGTTTGCTAATGCTAATATTGTTTTGTAGATTATGACCGCTGTAGTGCTTTGTGAATCTTATCATACGACTTGTGGTTGTGCTGTTTGGCTTTGTTTGAgttgctttgttaacagtgttttatagAAGGTGGCTGTTTTACAGATGATTTTCTAATTGctttactgatgatttgttatttattttatatgatttatgttttaattgcgatgttctattatgttattgCTGTTTATAGCTTGTGAGCTGCTTTGTCATTTGTGCGAGTGAAAAGCCACATAGAAATGTAacaagcaaaatgaaatgaaatgaagaaagagAGACTCTTGAACTCAATAGCAGAAGGGATTATTAACCCTGAGGGCTGCACACACTAAGCAGCCATTTTAGGTACTGAGGGCTTATAGTGCAAAATCATAACTGGACCAGAGTTATtggcctttttgttttgttagtcTGAGTAATGGCATGGTTGTCAAGATTATACCCTTCAGCCTTGAAAGGCTGCAGCTTGTTGGCAGAACagctgcatgcagatggtccatcacagggagctgctgccaatcagtgtagacaacatgGAGCTACATGGAAAAAAGGTCTGACTTGGCCTAAGGCAGCTTCTGTGTTTCCATTGTTTGCAGGCAAGGCTACGGCTtagtggtggaacatctgctttccatgcagaaggtccctggttcgatctccaggtagggttgggaatgttcccatctgaaaccctggggagtcaGCAGTACTCAGCTACTAGATGGActcatggtctgactcagtataaggcagaatCCTATGTTCCTTTCTTTTTGTAGTGGTATCATCTCCCATTCCTATAGTACTAAACactgcagaagctggggcagagcaacaggggtGCTTTACCGTTTTACCTTTACTAAACACTGTAAATTGAACTGCTACAAAGGCTTCCATTATTATGTTTAATATTAAAATGTTTAGTCTGCTATCTTTTAGCACAGGTAGAAAACGACTGTGCAGTAGACACAGCATAGCAGAACCTATGGCCACTGGAATTCCctctcaaacatttaaaacacatttctggCCAATTACCAACACACCATTTTCCTCGTTTGACAGGGTCATTGGGCAGCTTTGGGCCCCAGACAGAACCTGTGGCTGTCAGAGCAGATAATGAAGCGTAGCAGTACAGAATTCTTGAGGCAGCGAGGATACTTCATTGCTGCGTAGGCAAGGCCTTGGTCTCGCAGATTGAGCATGCAAGACTCTTGACGGAGCCTTCCACAGCACAGAGATGTCTCTTGCTCTGATGGTGGGATTGCCCCAGTTCTCAGAGCTCCTTACCAGCAGCATGTCCTTCTTGGCTTGGACAACCTCCTGAGTGCTGATGGATGGAGGCCGAGCCCGCCCAAAGTTGTGGGGGATGATGGTGTAGAAGCGAGAGGAGAgctcctccagctgcttctgcGAAGGCGGCTGCTTCTGCAGGGCTCCCTCAATGGCCTCCAGAGCTTCAAAGCCTTTGGCAATTTGCTGCTTGCTCAGCTTCCCCAGGGGCATCTTCTTCACATCTGGGAAAGGGGATTAAAAAGGGTGACACGAGGAAGTTTGGCAGAGATCAGTGTAACAACTCTGTGGACTTCCAAGAATCCTACAAATCAGTAGCTGAAACCACCCGGATCAGAACGTCACGACTTAGTTCTATTCATGCCCCTTTTCACTCTGTAACTGAACCATTTTCTGCTCTTCCCAGGTTGGTCTTCATTTGTGGCCAAGGACCATAGAATCAAATCTCACCAGTCCAGGTGACCtgagcttctctccctctccctcctccccataaCAGAGTTTTCTCTCACTAATTGGTTTAGCTTGATGCTGTTACAACTATATATACCAGCTTTCTCTATTAGCCAAACCACAGTAATCAGATAATGTATGTTTGATGCCAAGCGCATGCAAGATGGAGATATCATAGAGCTGGGgaagctgtttagggaagctttaatgtttaatagattattgcattttaatgttctgttctgttggaagccgcccagagtggctggggaaactcagccagatgggcggggtattattattattattattattattattattattattattattattattattatagactccagggtcatctagaccctgcaatgcaggaatctccgctaaagtatccaacctctgtttaaaaacctccaaggaaggagagtccaccacctctcatgggagtctgttccactgccgaacagctcttactgtcagaaagtttttcaaatgtttagtcggactttcctttcttgtaacttgaagccattgggtgCTTCTCCcacctagaataatagaatcatagagttggaagagaccacaagggccatccagtccaaccccctgccaagcaggaaacaccatcaaagcattcttgacatatgcctgtcaagcctctgcttaaacacctccaaagaaggagactccaccatactccttggcagcaaattccactgtcaaacagcttttactgtcaggaagttcttcctaatgtttaggtggaatcttctttcttgtagtttgaatccattgctccgtgtccgcttctctggagcagcagaaaagcaaacagcaacctgctgcaaagcaaacaacaacaacaacaaaccaacccACCACCAAAAGATCCCTTGACCCTTTACCTAAATTCATGGTCTGCATGGCGTCGTTAAACATGTCGTTGCTGAAGATGAGCGAGACCAGCTCCTGAGTAGGCTTGTCCAAGGTGCAGGGCCGTATCCTTTGCTTGGACAGCTTCACTCCATCTACACTGTCCACCTTGGAAACAGGAAAGAACCAACCTGGGTCTGGATGTACACACAATTCAGCTCCTTCTAGTGGGGCTGGACTTCATCCTTAGATTCACAGCAGGACACACAAGCTTTTACCTGGCAGTGAACACCTTTCAAAACAACAGGACTTATGCAAGCACCCTTGAGCACATGGACCTGTGCACGGAAACGCTAACTAACTTCCATTAACTCCACCAACCCTGACACAGTTCACTATAAGAGCTTATCCATGTTCTTTAACTCACACAGACCTTGAAAACCTGCAGGAGTCCTCTAAATCATTAATAACTGGGAGAGACAGACTGTGATTAGGCTGCTAGGATAACTTTTTGAGGACTGGATGGGTGATCGAAGATCACACACAGCCTCAACCAGGAGCCTTAaccaggtgctgctgctctgcccctcTCCTGACAGTATTGCTGCCTCTTACTAATGGTGTGGGGCAGAGGCAGAATGGCGACTCGGTTGGGGGTGTGCAGGCACACCAGCAGAACTCACCTGGCACTCTCAGCGCCAGATTCAGCTAAATAGTCCCGCCAGTTGAAGCCCACCCAAGTACTTCCGCTAGCGCattggggctttccccctccttccctcccccttcaccCCTTGGGTCTGGTGGGCATcaggagaacccctggaacagtgGGTGAGAGAGGAAAGGGCAGATAATTCAATCAGGCAAGCAGAGAAGCTTAATGCTATGCTGAACTCCCTTGGTCACTGGTCGGCCCACAGGAGGTGCCTGATGCTATAATGCCCAGGGATCAGCCATCTGGCTCTCCAAATGAGGCCTGCCACTGGTCCCTGGGCCAAAGCTATGGTGTGTGTATGGGTATGCAAGGACAGGGACCAGATTCTCCCAGACACATCCCAGGTCTCTTCCCTGAACTTTGTGCTTTCATTTCAAAAAGTCCACAACCCCGTATGTTCTGAAACCACCAAAAAACCATATGGACAGTAATAAATAAGAAGTAAACCCACTCCTGGGCTTAGAGTGTTCTAGACACTGTGTGCCAAAGTATTGGGACGACCGATAAGCACTGGACCACTATTTTTTAGTTTGATTAATCTGTTACTTATTTTACCATAGTGATTTACCGTGCAATCTTAGGCATGCTTACAGAGGAGAAAGTCAATTCAATAGGACTCACTTTCAAGTCAGATTGCACTGCCAGCAAATCAACTAACCTAATTGTAAATGTATTAGTCTAGACTGTTTGCAATTAGGCTTTGTTTGTTTCTGCTGTTTTGCACTGACTTATGATGCCTCTCCCTAGTGTGCCAGCCTGCTCCCGGTGGATTCCTTGGCTCAGTACCTTCACCGTCACCTCCTGCTCCTCTTCATCATCTGCATGTTGCACCTCAATCAAGGTGTACTTGCCATTGTGAGCCACAAAGTTCTCCCGGTCAGCCCAGCTGTTCTTGGTCTTATCCCGAAATTTCTTCTCAAAATCCTTCTTGGCCTCCTCCAATGATGGAAAGGCGTTGAGTTTTGACTGCCCTACCTCTCCCTGCAAGCAACAAGAGGAAAGGGAATGCACATCAGCAAGAGACAGAAACTCCTGCGTCTTCTCCCATGCATCTTGTGCTTCCTTTCCTAGTCCTGCAATGAAAGAAGGGCAGGAAAGGATGAGCAAGGACACAGCCATCCTCACAGGCAGAAACACTCATACCTTCCACAAAGCAGGGTAACCTATAGAGGGGGACATGTCCTTGCATGCAATTGTAcactttagaacaggcacccccaaacttcggccctccaggtgttttgtactacaattcccatcttccccgaccgctggtcctgttagctagggaccatgggagttgtaggccaaaacatctggagggccgcagtttggggatgcctgctttagaagggCATCCTGCATCATCTTGTCTGCTGGCGTATGTAGGTTCTGAAGGGACCACAACCTCTTTGTAGAAAGCACAACCCACCAATCCAGTCTTTGATCCATGTTCTTCCaccaagctacagcccttcccagagGAAACAGTTAGCCTGCCAATTGCACACACAGTGAGTCTCTGGTACAGGCTTCTCTGTTGTACGCAACAGTTCCCTGAAGTCCTTAATCTCCACTTTGAAG
Above is a window of Zootoca vivipara chromosome 2, rZooViv1.1, whole genome shotgun sequence DNA encoding:
- the PARP3 gene encoding protein mono-ADP-ribosyltransferase PARP3 isoform X2, translated to MPPKRKAPAQTRAAVKGKKVKQEPELKAEPEEDSFRSTVEALKAAPKEKLKAKIDSACQLSDVNSAKIHEDYDCMLNQTNIGHNNNKFYIIQLIEQNGKYSCWNRWGRVGEVGQSKLNAFPSLEEAKKDFEKKFRDKTKNSWADRENFVAHNGKYTLIEVQHADDEEEQEVTVKVDSVDGVKLSKQRIRPCTLDKPTQELVSLIFSNDMFNDAMQTMNLDVKKMPLGKLSKQQIAKGFEALEAIEGALQKQPPSQKQLEELSSRFYTIIPHNFGRARPPSISTQEVVQAKKDMLLVLADIELAQSMQAQKKKEEEEEEEMKVEEVPHPVDKDYGLLKCELTLVDPSSEDYKLIVNYVEKTGCTYRKLQVLNIWKVNREGEGNRFKAHGHLENRRLLWHGTNVAVIAAILKSGLRIMPHSGGRVGKGLYFASENSKSAGYVGTTSNRVGIMFLNEVALGKEHHITQDDCSLCKPPDGYDSVVARGVTEPDPAQDKEIILDGKKVLVSQGKPVPMAKYKSSHFAQSEYLIYQESQCRIRYLIQLRF
- the PARP3 gene encoding protein mono-ADP-ribosyltransferase PARP3 isoform X1, giving the protein MPPKRKAPAQTRAAVKGKKVKQEPELKAEPEEDSFRSTVEALKAAPKEKLKAKIDSACQLSDVNSAKIHEDYDCMLNQTNIGHNNNKFYIIQLIEQNGKYSCWNRWGRVGEVGQSKLNAFPSLEEAKKDFEKKFRDKTKNSWADRENFVAHNGKYTLIEVQHADDEEEQEVTVKVDSVDGVKLSKQRIRPCTLDKPTQELVSLIFSNDMFNDAMQTMNLDVKKMPLGKLSKQQIAKGFEALEAIEGALQKQPPSQKQLEELSSRFYTIIPHNFGRARPPSISTQEVVQAKKDMLLVLADIELAQSMQAQKKKEEEEEEEMKVEEVPHPVDKDYGLLKCELTLVDPSSEDYKLIVNYVEKTGCTYRKLQVLNIWKVNREGEGNRFKAHGHLENRRLLWHGTNVAVIAAILKSGLRIMPHSGGRVGKGLYFASENSKSAGYVGTTSNRVGIMFLNEVALGKEHHITQDDCSLCKPPDGYDSVVARGVTEPVPHREAIMKNVNRKIKGEDKTRHRSSNSNNRQNPARQSIPCKRPVRIGGFSLCARAIKENVCTRDSALSVSICLQANLRKIFSSLNLC